In the Lepidochelys kempii isolate rLepKem1 chromosome 3, rLepKem1.hap2, whole genome shotgun sequence genome, one interval contains:
- the LOC140908224 gene encoding uncharacterized protein — MQSSSAQVTMMESQNRKRAPAWTEREVRDLIAVWGEESVLSELRSSFRNAKTFVKISQGMKDRGHNRDPKQCRVKLKELRQAYQKTREANSRSGSEPQTCSFYDELHAILGGSATTTPAVLFDSFNGDGGNTEAGFGDEEDDDEEEVVDSSQQASGETGFPDSQELFLTLDLEPVPPEPTQGCLLDPAGGEGTSAGCVSMITGSSPSQRLVKLRKKKKNALEMKCSPS, encoded by the exons atgcagagctcatcagcacaggtgaccatgatggagtcccagaatcgcaaaagagctccagcatggaccgaacgggaggtacgggatctgatcgctgtttggggagaggaatccgtgctatcagaactccgttccagttttcgaaatgccaaaacctttgtgaaaatctcccagggcatgaaggacagaggccataacagggacccgaagcagtgccgcgtgaaactgaaggagctgaggcaagcctaccagaaaaccagagaggcgaacagccgctctgggtcagagccccaaacatgcagcttctatgatgagctgcatgccattttagggggttcagccaccactaccccagccgtgttgtttgactccttcaatggagatggaggcaatacggaagcaggttttggggacgaagaagatgatgatgaggaggaggttgtagatagctcacagcaagcaagcggagaaaccggttttcccgacagccaggaactgtttctcaccctagacctggagccagtaccccccgaacccacccaaggctgcctcctggacccagcaggcggagaagggacctctg ctggatgtgtttcaatgatcacaggatcttctccttcccagaggctagtgaagcttagaaagaaaaaaaaaaacgcactcgagatgaaatgttctccgagctaa